TGCATCTGCGCCAGTGCAATGTCATCGATCTGATCGGCTTCCCCAAACAAAGCGTAGCTGTCGATCGGCGTGAAGAAATGGGCACGCAGCTGCCGGATCGACATCAGGCGCGCTTTGGCGGACTCAAATGTGAGCGCCTGCGATTCCAATCGCGCCCGTTTGCCACGTTCGGCCAAAGCAGTCTTGAATTCAAGGTATTGCACCAAGATCTGCTTACCCCGCAGGGCATGCTCTGGCAGCAGCTCCTGATCCATATCCTGCTCGATGCGATGACGGATCACCGACAACGGCTGCTCACCCAGCGTGGCCAGGTAATATTCAAACCGCTGGATCAGCCCTGGCCCGACTACCAGCTCCCCCTGCCCCTGACGGATCACGCCATCCTTCACGGTGCCGGTCAACGAGGCTGCAAACTGGTTTGTCTTGGATGGCGCGGTGGGTTGGCCATGTGGCCCCGCCGCAATGACAGTATCCGTCTGGTTTGTCATGGCCAGCCCCATCCCCAGCGCGGCGAGCGTGGCAACGCCGATCCAGATGGTTTTCATGTCATAGGCCCGCATTCTTCAGCCGGTTGGCATGCTGACGATAGACAGTCAGTGGGCTGGTTTCAGACAGATGAGTGATACCGAAGAAACCATTGATCTGATCGAGGTGGTTCATCTTGTAATCCACCCGGATCACCTGCCCCAGCCGCTGGGAGCAGGTGTCCACCAGGCCATCATTGGGCACGCCATGAGCCAGCGACAACAAGCCAATCGGGCCATCCAGCGGGTCCAGTACGTTGGTCACTGGGCTACTCCCTCCCCAGGCGTAATAGCGAACGCCATTGACTACATGCGCTCCCTCACCACACCCATGTGGCACGCCGGCGGGGTATTTGGCATTGAATGTGGCCAGACCTTGTGTGGTCAGGCCATCCAGGGCGGCAATGGTATTCTGGGGCAGGTGGTCACTGCCGGTGGCAAAAGTCAGCATTTTGACAAAAGCACCCGCCACTGCCGCAGCCACGGACTCCGACACTGAGCCCGGGGGCGCAACCTTGCGCACGATATCCGCCACTCTGGAGCCAGCATTGACCCCGCCAACACTGGTGACCGATGCCACCAGGTCTGGCCGGACAGCAGCTACATATCGGGCGGTCGGGCTGCCCTGGCTGTGGCCAATCAGGTTGATCTTTGCGGCCCCAGTCTGGGCCAATATCCGCCTCACTTCCGCCAACAGCTGCTCGCCCCGCACCTCGTTGCTGTTGGCGGCGGACACTGTCGAAACAAATACACGTGCACCATCCCGACTCAACTCACCTGGCACCTTGTAAAAATAATTGGCCCCCAGAAAATGATCGAATCCGAAAAGCCCATGCACCAACAGAATCGGGTATTGCGTTTCGGTATACCCAGATGCCAGCCCCGTCTGCGGCAACCACACAGCACTTGCAATGACAGCTGCACCAAGTATGGCTCTATGTTTCACGCTGCTCTCCTGAATATGTTTTGCCCATGGCGGGCAGGGCAACATCAGGGTAGAGCCAACATTTTCGAAAGTAAATAGTCAACATCCCACAAAAAACATGATGGAAAATCAGCACATGATGAATATGGGAAATACACAGCAGGCTGGCCTGACAGAAACTGCCGTGCCACCGCTTATTACCCATATCC
The sequence above is drawn from the Chitinivorax tropicus genome and encodes:
- a CDS encoding lipase secretion chaperone, translated to MKTIWIGVATLAALGMGLAMTNQTDTVIAAGPHGQPTAPSKTNQFAASLTGTVKDGVIRQGQGELVVGPGLIQRFEYYLATLGEQPLSVIRHRIEQDMDQELLPEHALRGKQILVQYLEFKTALAERGKRARLESQALTFESAKARLMSIRQLRAHFFTPIDSYALFGEADQIDDIALAQMQVEQDASLSPVAKSQQLQALVDQLPANERAAQQAATSHAALAQKEAWARQQGASDTQIDALRTAEVGAEAAARLAKLDQEEAEWQRRIAGYRAERESILQIGLAAAQQQEALQRLRAQHFSDQEQLRLSAYEGG
- a CDS encoding esterase/lipase family protein, with product MLPCPPWAKHIQESSVKHRAILGAAVIASAVWLPQTGLASGYTETQYPILLVHGLFGFDHFLGANYFYKVPGELSRDGARVFVSTVSAANSNEVRGEQLLAEVRRILAQTGAAKINLIGHSQGSPTARYVAAVRPDLVASVTSVGGVNAGSRVADIVRKVAPPGSVSESVAAAVAGAFVKMLTFATGSDHLPQNTIAALDGLTTQGLATFNAKYPAGVPHGCGEGAHVVNGVRYYAWGGSSPVTNVLDPLDGPIGLLSLAHGVPNDGLVDTCSQRLGQVIRVDYKMNHLDQINGFFGITHLSETSPLTVYRQHANRLKNAGL